A portion of the Acidisarcina polymorpha genome contains these proteins:
- a CDS encoding cupin domain-containing protein, translated as MSESPNAQSSQKSAVFDIHAIAKAFPDEARTMLIDTRLTDEPEASARVFRVYTRVPAHYHATCDEYLLVVSGRARFFLGEMPGFELGPGQLVFFKKGTVHGTSEILEEPFVVFSVDTPRRDPRDVIFVNPQDGTPEEFIESQMLY; from the coding sequence ATGTCTGAAAGCCCCAATGCCCAGTCGTCTCAAAAGTCAGCGGTCTTCGATATTCACGCGATCGCCAAAGCTTTTCCCGACGAAGCCCGTACGATGCTGATCGACACGCGCCTTACGGATGAGCCGGAGGCAAGCGCCCGGGTTTTCCGCGTCTACACCAGGGTGCCTGCCCATTATCACGCAACCTGCGACGAGTATTTATTGGTGGTTTCCGGACGGGCGCGCTTCTTCCTGGGCGAGATGCCTGGGTTTGAACTTGGGCCCGGGCAACTGGTCTTCTTCAAGAAGGGTACCGTCCACGGCACCAGTGAGATTCTGGAGGAACCATTTGTCGTTTTCTCCGTGGATACGCCACGACGAGACCCGAGAGACGTTATTTTTGTAAATCCCCAGGATGGAACTCCTGAAGAGTTTATCGAGAGCCAAATGTTGTATTAA
- a CDS encoding D-alanine--D-alanine ligase family protein, producing MTTKHSGTIPKHSPKPRVGILFGGRSGEHEISLLSAASILKAIDRERYEVVPLGITKEGRWITAQNAEALLAGDAGALLLVSSANPDAPAPARVEATIQPTALSQSLHVDVIFPVLHGTFGEDGTIQGLFELADIAYVGSGVLGSAAAMDKDIMKQLFAAAGLPIPKHVGILRKEWKAAPRKVIKRAEDALKYPMFVKPANLGSSVGISKVHDRRELGPAIDLAATYDRKIVIEQGVGGAKGKARELEVAVLGNDEPLASVVGEIVPGKEFYDYEAKYLSEGSVPIIPAKLTRSESKQVRQMAIAAFRACDCSGLARVDFLMEPQAKSGKPPRIYVNEVNTMPGFTKISMYPKLWEASGIAYTQLIDRLIELALERRAEKDETKYSR from the coding sequence ATGACTACAAAACACTCCGGAACAATCCCTAAGCATTCGCCAAAACCCAGGGTCGGAATTTTATTCGGTGGCCGCAGCGGCGAACACGAAATCTCCTTGCTCTCAGCAGCCTCGATATTGAAGGCCATCGACCGGGAGCGCTACGAGGTCGTACCGCTCGGCATTACCAAAGAAGGCCGCTGGATTACCGCACAAAACGCCGAAGCCTTGCTCGCAGGCGACGCTGGGGCCCTACTGCTAGTCAGTTCTGCCAACCCTGATGCACCTGCCCCTGCCCGTGTGGAAGCGACAATTCAGCCGACCGCGCTCAGTCAATCACTGCACGTCGATGTCATCTTTCCGGTGCTGCACGGCACCTTCGGCGAGGACGGCACCATCCAGGGACTCTTCGAACTTGCGGACATTGCGTATGTCGGGTCCGGCGTGCTCGGTTCGGCCGCCGCCATGGACAAAGACATCATGAAGCAGCTCTTTGCCGCAGCGGGTCTGCCTATCCCGAAACACGTGGGTATCCTCCGCAAAGAGTGGAAGGCTGCACCCAGGAAAGTCATCAAACGTGCGGAAGATGCACTGAAATATCCAATGTTCGTGAAGCCGGCGAACCTGGGCTCCTCGGTGGGAATCAGCAAGGTCCATGATCGCAGGGAACTTGGTCCGGCCATCGATCTGGCGGCCACTTACGACCGCAAGATCGTGATCGAACAGGGCGTCGGAGGCGCAAAAGGAAAAGCTCGAGAGTTAGAGGTCGCCGTGCTCGGCAACGATGAACCTCTCGCCTCGGTCGTCGGCGAAATCGTTCCCGGCAAAGAGTTCTACGACTACGAAGCCAAGTATCTCAGCGAAGGTTCGGTGCCGATCATCCCCGCAAAACTGACAAGATCTGAATCGAAGCAGGTTCGCCAGATGGCGATCGCCGCCTTTCGCGCCTGCGACTGTTCGGGTCTAGCCCGGGTTGATTTCCTGATGGAGCCCCAGGCCAAATCTGGCAAGCCGCCTCGCATCTACGTCAATGAGGTCAATACCATGCCTGGATTTACCAAAATCAGCATGTATCCAAAACTGTGGGAAGCTTCTGGAATCGCCTATACGCAACTTATCGACAGGCTCATCGAGCTGGCCTTGGAGCGACGAGCGGAAAAAGACGAGACCAAATACAGCCGATAG
- the fabD gene encoding ACP S-malonyltransferase, translating to MIDKKLAFLFPGQGSQSVGMGHDLYENFPVARQTFEEADDVLGFSLSKLCFEGPEEELRLTENTQPAIFTVSVAAQRVLAEKGVTPSYAAGHSLGEYSANVAAGAITFADGVETVRERGRYMQEAVPAGKGAMAAILGMAADEVLKACVDASAETGEIVATANINSPSQIVVSGTTTAVERAIALAKERGARKAVLLAVSAPFHCPLMQPAQDRLAVLLKEMSFTAARIPVVVNVGAVFSTEAEALRDALIRQVTGAVRWVESMQLLIAEKPDLFLEVGPGKVLSGLVRQIDREQQHAHVQDAATLNHAIEMIAGA from the coding sequence ATGATCGATAAGAAACTCGCATTTCTTTTCCCTGGCCAGGGTTCGCAATCCGTCGGTATGGGCCACGACCTCTATGAGAATTTCCCGGTAGCGCGGCAAACCTTCGAGGAAGCCGATGATGTTCTCGGGTTTTCGCTTTCGAAACTGTGTTTCGAGGGGCCCGAAGAAGAGCTTCGTTTGACTGAAAACACGCAGCCAGCGATTTTCACAGTGTCGGTTGCGGCGCAGCGCGTTCTCGCGGAGAAGGGTGTCACTCCGAGCTACGCAGCCGGTCATTCTCTAGGCGAATATTCCGCCAACGTTGCGGCCGGCGCAATCACCTTTGCCGATGGCGTGGAGACGGTCCGGGAGCGGGGACGCTACATGCAAGAGGCGGTCCCGGCGGGAAAAGGTGCGATGGCGGCCATTCTCGGCATGGCGGCAGACGAGGTGCTGAAGGCATGCGTCGACGCGTCGGCTGAGACGGGGGAGATCGTGGCCACGGCGAACATCAATTCCCCTTCGCAGATCGTGGTTTCAGGGACAACTACAGCCGTGGAGCGCGCCATTGCTCTTGCGAAAGAGCGTGGTGCACGCAAGGCGGTCCTGCTGGCGGTAAGCGCCCCATTCCACTGCCCGCTGATGCAGCCGGCGCAGGACAGGCTGGCGGTTTTGCTGAAGGAAATGTCGTTCACTGCCGCCAGGATTCCAGTCGTGGTCAATGTCGGTGCAGTCTTTAGCACCGAAGCAGAGGCGCTGCGGGACGCGCTGATCCGGCAGGTGACTGGCGCGGTACGCTGGGTGGAATCGATGCAGCTGTTGATCGCGGAAAAGCCGGACCTCTTCCTGGAGGTTGGTCCAGGCAAGGTTCTGAGCGGTCTGGTTCGTCAGATCGACCGGGAGCAGCAGCATGCTCACGTGCAGGACGCGGCGACCTTAAATCACGCAATCGAGATGATTGCAGGAGCGTGA
- a CDS encoding DUF7010 family protein — protein MTQTGKTAAAVSGRAIGVLFLAGFGSIWLLNGLTALHRLNAISLGAVVMILAVFAIPALRLLRMAGKRDAHAEATPEERQTRRVLLRVNATQGVAIIVSVWLLNAIHRGEFVAPVIAFIVGMHLFPLAELFNYAPYNVAGTLLVGWSTVAVTILPPELLSSIGALGTAIILLGSAAYTLMSASRAARATPSSPRLTHQTA, from the coding sequence ATGACACAGACTGGCAAAACGGCAGCGGCGGTTTCGGGGAGGGCAATAGGGGTGCTTTTCTTGGCGGGCTTCGGGTCCATCTGGTTGTTGAACGGCCTGACCGCCCTGCACCGTCTCAACGCCATTAGCCTGGGAGCAGTTGTGATGATCCTCGCGGTCTTCGCCATCCCCGCGCTACGGCTGCTGCGCATGGCTGGCAAGCGTGACGCTCATGCAGAGGCAACTCCGGAAGAACGTCAAACCAGGCGCGTGTTGCTTCGCGTCAACGCCACGCAAGGGGTGGCTATCATCGTTTCCGTCTGGCTGCTGAACGCCATCCATCGCGGAGAATTTGTTGCCCCGGTGATCGCATTCATCGTCGGAATGCATTTATTCCCGCTGGCGGAGCTCTTCAACTATGCACCCTATAACGTGGCCGGAACCCTGCTGGTGGGCTGGTCAACTGTGGCCGTCACCATCCTGCCACCGGAGCTGCTTTCTTCGATTGGAGCGTTGGGGACGGCGATCATTCTACTGGGAAGCGCGGCATACACACTGATGTCCGCAAGCAGGGCCGCACGAGCAACGCCAAGTTCCCCCAGATTGACCCATCAGACCGCTTGA
- the plsX gene encoding phosphate acyltransferase PlsX — protein MSQPAWPKIALTDIVLDAMGSDKAPEPEVRGAILACREHAVRVHLVGPEAALRATLDDYLKGERLPIHVVNATERIGMDEKAAVAVRNKRDSSMRVGLKIVREKRAAGFLTAGNTGAAMATAKMVLGALPGVDRPALTAILPTSSGSPCVLLDVGANVECKPQNLEQFAVMGEMYSRSVLKIARPRVGLLSIGEEESKGNELTREAYGLLKQLPINFIGNVEGRDIYNGNADVIVCDGFVGNVALKTSEGLGRLVSEMLRESLTRTVTAQAGALLSRKALKEFKKRLDYREYGGAPLLGVRGVCIVGHGSSNDRAIMNGIRVAAEFAQAGINDRIEREFSQRPIDPPPANRFGLPLQ, from the coding sequence ATGTCCCAGCCAGCATGGCCTAAGATCGCGTTGACTGACATCGTTCTCGATGCGATGGGATCGGACAAGGCGCCGGAGCCCGAGGTTCGCGGCGCGATTCTGGCTTGCCGCGAGCATGCGGTACGCGTCCATTTAGTCGGCCCGGAAGCTGCGCTGCGCGCCACCCTCGATGATTATCTTAAGGGCGAGCGCCTGCCTATTCACGTCGTGAATGCAACCGAGCGGATTGGCATGGACGAAAAGGCTGCCGTTGCGGTGCGCAATAAGCGCGATAGCTCGATGCGTGTCGGGCTCAAAATAGTGCGTGAGAAGCGCGCCGCCGGATTTCTCACCGCCGGCAACACGGGCGCTGCGATGGCGACGGCGAAGATGGTGTTAGGTGCGCTTCCTGGGGTGGATCGTCCGGCGCTGACAGCCATCCTGCCGACCTCCTCCGGATCCCCCTGCGTCTTGCTCGACGTCGGCGCCAACGTGGAATGCAAGCCTCAGAATCTTGAACAATTCGCGGTAATGGGTGAGATGTACTCGCGAAGTGTGCTCAAGATCGCTCGTCCCCGGGTGGGCCTGCTTTCGATCGGCGAAGAAGAGAGTAAGGGCAACGAACTCACTCGCGAGGCGTACGGCTTGCTCAAGCAGTTGCCCATCAACTTCATCGGGAACGTCGAAGGCCGCGATATTTATAACGGCAACGCCGACGTGATCGTTTGCGACGGCTTTGTCGGCAACGTTGCGCTCAAGACTTCGGAGGGACTAGGCCGGCTGGTGAGCGAGATGCTTCGCGAGTCCCTCACCCGCACGGTGACTGCCCAGGCAGGCGCCCTGCTCTCTCGAAAGGCCCTCAAGGAATTCAAAAAGCGGCTCGACTATCGCGAGTATGGCGGGGCACCGTTGTTAGGGGTTCGGGGCGTCTGCATCGTTGGCCACGGGTCATCGAATGACCGGGCTATCATGAATGGGATTCGGGTGGCAGCCGAGTTCGCGCAAGCCGGGATCAACGATCGTATCGAGCGCGAGTTTTCTCAGCGCCCGATCGATCCTCCTCCCGCAAACCGATTCGGCTTGCCGCTTCAGTAA
- the rpmF gene encoding 50S ribosomal protein L32: protein MANPKRRHSKARTSKRRAHDGLTAVGLSECPNCHERKLPHRACPKCGTYKGRDVLEVKEAS, encoded by the coding sequence ATGGCAAACCCAAAGCGGCGCCACTCCAAGGCCCGCACCTCCAAACGCCGCGCGCATGACGGCCTGACTGCGGTCGGGCTCTCCGAATGCCCCAACTGTCACGAGCGCAAGCTACCGCACCGCGCATGCCCTAAATGCGGCACCTATAAAGGCCGCGACGTCCTGGAAGTTAAGGAAGCAAGCTAG
- a CDS encoding YceD family protein — translation MLITVLALQKDPLEFNQTFEPGSIEYGFDIRQLDPLAVEGRADLIVEHRGPGQLVDDIRVRSSYKGRFEVLCARCLDPVEHPLVGQFDLLFRPTGADGDASEHSITTSETEIGYYQKDGVLLEDILREQVLLSLPAKTLCREDCKGLCPHCGRHLNSETCTCSETLTDPRWSALSNLRTRIRH, via the coding sequence ATGTTGATCACGGTTCTTGCTCTTCAGAAAGATCCACTCGAGTTCAATCAGACTTTTGAACCCGGCTCCATCGAATACGGCTTCGATATACGGCAGCTTGACCCGCTTGCCGTCGAAGGACGCGCCGACTTAATTGTCGAGCACCGCGGGCCGGGGCAGCTGGTGGACGATATCCGCGTCCGCTCGAGTTACAAGGGTCGCTTCGAGGTGCTCTGCGCCCGCTGCCTGGACCCCGTCGAACATCCGTTGGTGGGCCAGTTTGACCTGCTTTTTCGGCCAACCGGGGCAGATGGGGACGCTTCGGAGCATTCCATTACCACCTCTGAGACTGAAATCGGGTATTATCAGAAAGATGGTGTTTTGCTGGAAGACATCCTGCGTGAGCAGGTGTTGCTGTCGCTTCCAGCGAAGACCCTGTGCCGCGAGGACTGTAAAGGGCTTTGCCCTCATTGCGGACGGCATCTGAATTCCGAAACATGCACTTGCAGCGAGACCCTGACCGATCCTCGATGGTCGGCGCTCTCCAACTTGCGCACTCGGATCAGACACTAA
- a CDS encoding thiamine phosphate synthase has product MLLYAITDRNSLAGNCGECERILLSLAAQWSAGGVDYIQVREKDLPVAALISLAAGIVRACRQSGGSTQVFVNSRPDSAAGILAGSGANGVHLTGGLSAEQLAAAISLIRRSFAASTPVSVSCHSTEEVSAAASAGATLALFAPVFHKNIPGKGATCGVGLDLLAAACRAGHQGAAERALPVLALGGVTVENANQCAAAGAAGVASIRLFLGEGWRRLRETNP; this is encoded by the coding sequence ATGCTCCTATACGCCATTACCGACCGCAATTCGCTCGCTGGCAATTGCGGTGAATGCGAGCGCATCCTCCTCTCGCTGGCTGCGCAATGGAGCGCCGGCGGAGTCGACTACATCCAGGTCCGCGAGAAAGACTTGCCCGTTGCCGCGCTCATCTCCTTGGCTGCCGGGATTGTTCGCGCTTGTCGCCAGAGTGGGGGTTCTACCCAGGTTTTCGTCAACTCGAGACCAGATTCAGCCGCGGGGATTCTCGCCGGATCCGGGGCAAATGGCGTCCATTTGACCGGAGGATTAAGCGCGGAGCAGTTGGCTGCCGCCATCTCGCTGATCCGGAGGAGCTTTGCCGCGAGCACGCCCGTCAGCGTTTCGTGCCATTCGACAGAAGAGGTCTCCGCCGCGGCTTCGGCCGGGGCTACCCTCGCGCTCTTCGCTCCCGTCTTCCACAAAAACATACCCGGGAAGGGCGCAACCTGTGGAGTCGGTCTCGATCTTCTGGCAGCGGCGTGCCGCGCCGGTCACCAGGGGGCGGCCGAGCGCGCGCTTCCGGTGCTTGCGCTGGGCGGGGTCACGGTAGAGAACGCGAATCAATGTGCCGCTGCGGGGGCGGCCGGCGTCGCCTCGATCCGGCTGTTTCTTGGAGAAGGATGGAGGCGGCTTCGTGAAACGAACCCCTGA
- the sthA gene encoding Si-specific NAD(P)(+) transhydrogenase, with protein sequence MNEYDLLVIGSGPSGQRAAVAAVKRGKRVALIEMRDVVGGVCINTGTIPSKTMREAVLHLSGYNYRSVYGMNYRVKEKITMADLAFRVQHVIKTEVDVTEAQLSRNGVEVLTGIASFEDPTHVRVTSSRGASVYAAENILIAVGTKPAASAKVPINGRTIIDSDQILDLPELPKTLIVVGGGVIGVEYTCMFSALGVRVTLIEKRPKLLEFADQEIVEALSYHLRDTRVTMRTGEEVESVEEMPDGSVVANLESKKRISGNALLYAVGRQGNVSELNLPAAGIEADSRGRIPVDKDFRTKQAHIYAVGDVIGFPSLASVSMEQGRIAVARMFNDESVHTNPSVYPYGIYTIPEISFIGKTEEQLTDEDVPYEVGVAYYREIARGQIRGDTTGRLKLIFHRQNKQLLGVHIIGEGAAELVHIGQAVMTLGGTVDYFIETVFNYPTLAECYKAAAFNGINRLSRFE encoded by the coding sequence ATGAATGAATACGACCTGTTAGTCATCGGCTCCGGGCCCTCTGGGCAAAGGGCAGCGGTAGCGGCTGTGAAGCGCGGTAAACGTGTCGCCCTGATTGAAATGCGGGATGTCGTCGGCGGCGTGTGCATCAACACCGGGACGATTCCCAGCAAGACCATGCGCGAGGCGGTGCTGCATCTCTCCGGCTATAACTATCGGTCGGTTTACGGCATGAACTACCGGGTGAAGGAAAAGATCACCATGGCCGATCTCGCCTTCCGGGTGCAGCATGTCATCAAGACTGAGGTCGATGTCACCGAGGCGCAATTATCGAGAAATGGCGTAGAGGTGTTGACCGGCATCGCGAGCTTTGAGGATCCGACTCACGTCCGAGTGACCAGTTCCCGGGGCGCCAGCGTCTACGCGGCAGAAAATATTTTGATCGCTGTCGGCACCAAGCCTGCCGCCTCCGCCAAGGTGCCAATCAACGGGCGGACGATCATTGACAGCGACCAGATCCTCGACCTTCCCGAACTGCCAAAGACCCTGATCGTGGTCGGCGGGGGCGTCATTGGCGTTGAATACACCTGTATGTTTTCGGCCCTCGGGGTGCGCGTAACGCTGATTGAGAAGCGCCCTAAACTGCTCGAATTCGCCGATCAGGAGATCGTTGAAGCGCTCAGTTATCACCTGCGGGATACGCGCGTCACCATGCGCACCGGCGAGGAGGTCGAGAGTGTTGAGGAGATGCCGGATGGCTCGGTCGTCGCCAATCTCGAGAGTAAGAAACGCATCAGCGGGAATGCTCTGCTCTATGCCGTCGGCCGCCAGGGAAATGTGTCGGAGCTGAATCTACCGGCCGCCGGCATCGAGGCCGACAGTCGGGGGCGCATTCCGGTCGACAAGGATTTCAGGACAAAGCAGGCTCATATTTATGCGGTAGGCGACGTGATCGGCTTTCCCAGCCTCGCATCGGTATCTATGGAGCAGGGGCGCATCGCGGTCGCCCGCATGTTTAACGACGAATCCGTCCACACCAACCCGAGCGTCTATCCATACGGCATCTACACCATCCCTGAGATATCTTTCATCGGGAAGACCGAAGAACAGCTTACCGACGAAGACGTCCCTTACGAAGTGGGAGTCGCTTACTACCGGGAGATCGCCCGCGGCCAGATTCGCGGAGACACGACCGGGCGCCTGAAGCTGATCTTCCATCGTCAGAATAAGCAATTGCTCGGGGTGCATATCATTGGAGAAGGCGCCGCGGAACTCGTGCATATCGGGCAAGCGGTCATGACCCTGGGCGGCACAGTGGATTACTTCATCGAAACTGTGTTTAACTACCCAACGCTGGCCGAATGTTACAAAGCAGCAGCATTCAACGGCATCAACCGTCTCTCTAGATTCGAATAG
- a CDS encoding ROK family protein — protein MARTIGVVMAERVVTALIEDHKIVGQVHEYPEDAEQFDGLVEVPSEDLCDIICDQIVKLVPEGSHIDAIGVALPGIVRNGIIEDSPNLAQLKGAKICAWIQETLQERGRDYPVNIFNDADAVAAGLAATRGQLDRLIRVWTIGNGIGFGRFPYAEGPWEGGHTVISLDLKENYCGCGGRGHLEGIMGHRAMRLRFMDMEPDEVFAAAKKGDKRCTQFVELWHRALAAATATQIHLEGPGRFYFTGRDISRLDLVLLKEYLWEMVKMSPLQSYTLEVVQENAELAIIGAGEAAAHVRIGDR, from the coding sequence ATGGCGAGAACCATCGGAGTAGTGATGGCTGAGCGCGTGGTCACAGCCCTCATTGAGGACCACAAGATCGTTGGACAGGTCCACGAGTACCCCGAAGATGCCGAACAGTTCGACGGTCTGGTCGAAGTCCCCTCCGAGGATTTATGCGACATCATCTGTGACCAGATCGTCAAGCTCGTTCCGGAGGGATCGCACATTGACGCCATTGGCGTCGCCTTACCCGGCATCGTTCGCAATGGCATTATCGAGGACTCCCCCAATCTCGCCCAGCTGAAAGGCGCAAAGATATGCGCATGGATTCAGGAGACGCTCCAGGAGCGTGGACGCGATTACCCGGTCAACATCTTTAATGACGCGGATGCGGTCGCAGCGGGGCTTGCCGCTACCAGGGGGCAGCTCGATCGCCTTATTCGCGTTTGGACGATTGGCAATGGCATAGGTTTCGGCAGGTTTCCCTATGCCGAGGGCCCATGGGAGGGGGGACATACGGTCATCTCCCTCGATCTTAAGGAAAATTACTGTGGCTGCGGCGGCCGGGGACACCTTGAAGGCATCATGGGACACCGCGCCATGCGGCTACGCTTCATGGACATGGAACCCGACGAGGTCTTCGCTGCGGCAAAAAAAGGCGATAAGCGCTGCACCCAGTTTGTCGAGCTGTGGCATCGTGCGCTGGCCGCGGCAACCGCCACCCAGATCCACCTGGAGGGGCCGGGGCGCTTCTACTTCACCGGCCGGGATATCAGCCGGCTCGACCTGGTCCTGCTCAAAGAGTACCTCTGGGAAATGGTGAAAATGAGCCCGCTGCAGAGCTATACGCTCGAAGTGGTTCAGGAGAATGCGGAGCTCGCCATCATCGGCGCGGGAGAAGCCGCCGCCCATGTACGCATCGGAGATCGGTGA
- a CDS encoding RDD family protein, whose protein sequence is MRSSSSGAEVESSSAPFNPSSSEWKREANHRLAAHRARRDKHHSLQHPLPGMEAIEGTTVAASEPVVRPRGKNVADRVAARYAQAPSYSEMLAAEARNAVRAAEAAAVAAGEARDAAQAILSGLNLETQEGLDEELLYESGPGNVPQTSKDLTAARRFERHSQMAAEHQASTHPASIHRDSIHQDSTHQPSVLEQLDELEREEPIAPIQPLPAKLLEFPRELVAARKARPRLAEGPLREEYDRETSQSQLRIFEVEQESISTQPAVEQVLPGWSTIRLDSAASRDAPRSGGFFEQLQEHRSSPPVAERRPAASAFELPLQTASLEDRLMASLVDLLLVVAGFLLFIFVFVACTTHPPTGKPAMIGAAVAFFCFGLLYQLLFFCFGSDTPGMRYTKIALCTFDDENPTRQAMRQRVGALLLSASPLGLGILWAFFDDDRLGWHDRISRTYQRSYR, encoded by the coding sequence GACAAACACCACTCGCTTCAACATCCACTGCCTGGAATGGAAGCGATTGAGGGCACAACCGTGGCGGCCAGCGAGCCTGTCGTTCGGCCGAGAGGAAAGAACGTTGCCGATCGGGTTGCGGCGCGTTATGCGCAGGCGCCCAGCTACAGTGAAATGCTCGCCGCGGAGGCGCGGAATGCGGTTCGCGCCGCGGAGGCAGCAGCGGTGGCGGCTGGAGAAGCGAGAGACGCCGCGCAGGCGATCCTGAGCGGTCTCAACCTTGAGACCCAGGAAGGTCTAGACGAGGAACTGCTCTACGAAAGCGGTCCGGGCAATGTTCCTCAGACCAGCAAGGACCTTACCGCTGCGCGGAGATTCGAACGGCACTCGCAGATGGCTGCCGAGCATCAAGCCTCGACCCATCCGGCCTCAATCCATCGGGATTCGATCCATCAGGATTCGACCCATCAACCTTCGGTCCTGGAGCAGCTCGATGAACTTGAGAGAGAAGAGCCGATAGCTCCAATTCAGCCTCTTCCCGCGAAATTGCTTGAGTTCCCCCGCGAATTGGTGGCTGCGCGCAAGGCGCGTCCTCGTCTAGCCGAAGGGCCACTGCGCGAGGAGTACGATCGGGAGACTTCGCAGTCGCAGCTGAGGATTTTCGAGGTGGAGCAGGAGAGTATTTCCACTCAACCGGCGGTCGAACAGGTGCTGCCGGGCTGGTCAACCATCCGTCTTGATTCGGCCGCTTCTCGGGACGCCCCTCGATCGGGAGGGTTTTTCGAGCAATTGCAGGAACATCGCTCCTCGCCGCCGGTTGCGGAGAGGAGACCGGCCGCGTCCGCATTTGAGCTACCGCTGCAGACTGCGTCGCTCGAAGACCGGCTCATGGCCTCTTTGGTTGACCTTTTGCTGGTGGTTGCAGGATTTCTCCTGTTCATCTTCGTTTTTGTCGCCTGCACGACTCATCCGCCGACTGGAAAGCCAGCGATGATCGGCGCCGCCGTTGCGTTTTTCTGCTTCGGGCTCCTCTATCAGCTGCTCTTCTTCTGTTTCGGGTCCGATACGCCGGGGATGCGCTATACCAAGATCGCCTTGTGCACCTTCGATGATGAAAATCCCACTCGCCAGGCAATGCGTCAACGGGTTGGGGCGCTCTTGCTCTCCGCCAGCCCGCTAGGCCTCGGAATTTTATGGGCCTTCTTCGACGATGACCGGCTGGGATGGCATGACCGGATCAGCCGGACTTACCAGCGGAGTTATCGATAA